One genomic segment of Paenibacillus durus includes these proteins:
- a CDS encoding DEAD/DEAH box helicase: MKTFAEFDLDPKVLQAITELGFEEATPIQSQSIPIALTGSDMIGQAQTGTGKTAAFGIPLITKIPREEEKIVALIMTPTRELAIQVAEEIGKLSRFKGIRSLPIYGGQDIGRQIRGLKKKPQIIIGTPGRLLDHINRKTIRLDDVQTVVLDEADEMLDMGFMEDIQSILKMVPEERQTMLFSATMPPNIQRLAQQFLKNPEHVSVIPKQVSAPLIDQSYIEVPERQKFEALSRLIDMESPELAIVFGRTKRRVDELSEALQKRGYSADGLHGDLSQNQRDAVMRKFRDGSIDVLVATDVAARGLDVSGVTHVINFDLPQDPESYVHRIGRTGRAGKEGSAWSFVTPREIDHLRLIERVTRHRITRKPLPTMAEAIEGKQRVTAERLMDTMENGELNEYKGIAIQLLEQYDSVRLLSAAMQLLTGEKKDSEIQLTPEEPIRVKRRGGKNDIRSGRKPSGYGGNRGGYGGGGGYRGNREGGGNRGGYNSGAASGGGYKGSREGSNYRGGERKFQRPADGERRTPKREDSFDI; this comes from the coding sequence TTGAAGACATTTGCAGAATTCGACTTGGATCCGAAAGTGTTGCAAGCCATCACAGAACTGGGATTCGAGGAGGCGACTCCGATTCAATCCCAGTCGATTCCAATCGCTTTGACAGGAAGCGATATGATTGGACAAGCTCAGACCGGTACCGGGAAAACGGCAGCTTTTGGAATTCCCCTTATCACTAAGATCCCCCGTGAAGAAGAAAAAATCGTGGCACTGATCATGACGCCGACCCGTGAACTTGCCATTCAGGTAGCGGAAGAAATCGGTAAGCTCAGCCGTTTCAAGGGAATTCGTTCCCTGCCAATCTATGGTGGGCAGGACATCGGCCGCCAAATCCGCGGTCTGAAGAAGAAACCGCAGATTATTATCGGTACGCCGGGACGTCTGCTCGACCACATCAACCGCAAGACGATCCGTCTGGACGACGTACAGACTGTCGTACTGGATGAAGCGGATGAAATGCTGGATATGGGCTTCATGGAAGATATCCAGTCCATCCTGAAAATGGTTCCGGAAGAGCGGCAAACAATGCTGTTCTCGGCAACAATGCCTCCGAACATCCAGCGTCTTGCCCAGCAGTTCCTTAAGAACCCTGAGCATGTCTCCGTCATTCCGAAGCAGGTCAGTGCGCCGCTCATCGATCAGTCGTATATTGAAGTTCCGGAACGCCAGAAGTTTGAAGCGCTGAGCCGCTTGATCGATATGGAATCTCCGGAACTTGCGATTGTGTTCGGACGCACCAAGCGCCGGGTTGACGAATTGTCCGAAGCGCTGCAAAAACGCGGATATTCCGCGGACGGCCTGCACGGCGACCTGTCTCAGAATCAGCGCGACGCCGTGATGCGTAAATTCCGCGACGGCAGCATCGACGTGCTGGTGGCGACTGACGTGGCGGCCCGCGGCCTTGACGTTTCCGGCGTAACGCATGTCATCAATTTTGACTTGCCGCAGGACCCGGAAAGCTATGTACACCGTATTGGACGTACCGGACGCGCAGGCAAGGAAGGCTCCGCTTGGTCGTTTGTAACTCCGCGTGAAATCGACCATTTGCGTCTGATCGAGCGTGTAACCCGCCACCGGATTACCCGCAAGCCGCTGCCTACGATGGCTGAAGCAATCGAAGGCAAACAGCGCGTTACCGCCGAGCGTCTGATGGACACGATGGAGAATGGAGAACTGAACGAGTACAAGGGCATTGCGATCCAACTGCTTGAGCAGTATGACTCCGTTCGTCTGCTGTCCGCAGCGATGCAGCTTCTTACCGGGGAGAAGAAGGATTCCGAAATCCAACTGACACCGGAAGAACCGATTCGCGTCAAACGCCGCGGCGGCAAGAATGATATCCGCAGCGGCCGCAAACCTAGCGGCTATGGCGGCAACCGTGGCGGCTATGGCGGCGGTGGAGGCTACCGTGGCAACCGCGAGGGCGGCGGCAACCGTGGCGGATATAACAGCGGCGCCGCTAGTGGCGGCGGATACAAAGGAAGCCGTGAAGGCTCGAATTATCGCGGCGGAGAACGCAAATTCCAGCGTCCGGCCGACGGTGAACGCCGCACGCCGAAGCGTGAGGATTCCTTCGATATTTAA
- a CDS encoding YesL family protein — protein MEFKGAMGGLYRITEWISRIAFSNVLWTLCSSPFLFFIVMKIMLIATGQGGANEQVTLNWGLAITAPFTVFPATSALFTVVRKWVMGNTDVSTFKTFFRGYKENYLKSMLGGLIYTLLFVVMYFDVTIYMTQMADFKIVGILMLVLMIVLMVSMFNFFSAVVHYQMTFKQVMTNSILLTIARPIRVFTTLVAGVVLAYIGLRYPALYFVCIPTLIAMVAFFNFYATYNKLQLQAETRQRQEEETLEAERSTDNEEPEGISEKVNLSKEKPDEEQTRL, from the coding sequence GTGGAGTTTAAAGGCGCAATGGGCGGTTTATACCGCATCACGGAGTGGATTTCACGCATAGCGTTCAGTAATGTGCTTTGGACCTTATGCTCATCTCCGTTTTTATTTTTTATCGTGATGAAAATCATGCTGATTGCGACAGGCCAGGGGGGAGCCAACGAGCAGGTCACCTTGAACTGGGGCCTTGCTATCACAGCTCCGTTTACAGTTTTTCCGGCGACGTCGGCGCTGTTCACGGTGGTCCGTAAGTGGGTAATGGGCAATACGGATGTAAGCACATTCAAGACTTTTTTTCGAGGGTATAAAGAAAATTACCTGAAGAGCATGCTTGGCGGTCTGATCTATACGCTCTTGTTCGTAGTGATGTACTTTGATGTGACGATTTATATGACACAAATGGCCGATTTCAAGATTGTTGGTATTTTGATGCTTGTTCTGATGATTGTCCTTATGGTGTCGATGTTCAACTTTTTTTCTGCTGTCGTTCACTATCAAATGACTTTCAAGCAAGTGATGACCAACTCCATTCTGCTGACCATCGCCCGTCCGATCCGGGTATTTACAACCCTCGTGGCTGGTGTTGTGCTCGCTTACATCGGTTTGAGATATCCTGCACTCTATTTTGTGTGTATTCCAACGCTGATCGCCATGGTTGCTTTCTTTAATTTCTACGCGACCTACAATAAATTGCAGCTTCAGGCGGAAACGAGACAACGTCAGGAAGAAGAAACTCTGGAGGCTGAGCGCAGCACCGACAATGAAGAACCGGAAGGAATTTCAGAGAAAGTCAACCTTTCCAAAGAAAAGCCGGACGAAGAGCAGACCCGCCTTTAA
- a CDS encoding DUF1499 domain-containing protein has product MSLKRTLVGLFRSHEGTSDRAKEPALKTRYYNLTKEKGWEEVSSTLKKIPGFRVLHEVQSVGEITLEKKTAFGRTLDITVSVLNTSPTRCAVDVYSASRGSLGDLGSNYRVIQRLYETLDKKIGKYKLD; this is encoded by the coding sequence TTGTCTTTAAAAAGAACCTTGGTCGGCTTGTTTCGCAGCCATGAAGGAACGAGCGACCGCGCCAAAGAACCTGCTTTGAAAACGCGCTATTACAACCTCACCAAAGAAAAGGGATGGGAGGAAGTGTCCTCCACGTTAAAGAAAATTCCAGGCTTTAGAGTGCTTCATGAAGTTCAATCCGTAGGAGAGATTACGCTGGAGAAAAAGACGGCATTCGGCCGAACGCTGGATATTACCGTTTCTGTGCTTAATACCTCGCCAACGCGGTGTGCAGTCGATGTCTATTCGGCATCCCGGGGCTCGCTTGGTGATTTAGGCTCTAATTACCGGGTCATTCAACGTCTATACGAGACATTGGACAAGAAGATCGGCAAATATAAGCTCGATTAA
- the tpx gene encoding thiol peroxidase produces MTQERTGAATFKGDPITLIGPKLSAGDPAPDFVLSKNLLEEATLKDFSGKIKLISVVPSLDTGVCDAQTRRFNSEAAELGDEVVILTVSADLPFAQARWCGAAGIDRVITLSDYKTNAFGEAYGVLIKEFKLEMRSIFVIDKDDKITYVEYLGEMAEHPNYEAAISAVKSLL; encoded by the coding sequence GTGACGCAAGAAAGAACAGGCGCAGCCACTTTTAAGGGAGATCCGATCACTCTTATAGGACCTAAGCTGAGTGCCGGCGATCCGGCTCCCGATTTTGTTCTCAGCAAAAATTTGCTCGAGGAAGCTACCTTGAAAGACTTCAGTGGAAAAATAAAGCTCATTAGCGTAGTTCCTTCACTTGATACCGGCGTCTGCGACGCGCAAACCCGCCGATTTAACAGTGAAGCTGCAGAGCTAGGCGATGAGGTCGTCATTCTGACCGTCAGTGCTGATCTTCCATTCGCTCAGGCCCGCTGGTGCGGCGCCGCAGGGATCGACCGTGTCATTACGCTCTCGGATTACAAGACGAACGCCTTCGGCGAGGCCTACGGTGTGCTGATCAAGGAATTTAAGCTCGAGATGCGCTCTATCTTTGTCATTGATAAAGATGACAAGATCACGTACGTGGAATATCTAGGCGAAATGGCGGAGCATCCGAACTACGAAGCCGCTATTAGCGCGGTCAAGAGCTTGTTGTAA
- a CDS encoding rhomboid family intramembrane serine protease, with protein sequence MIFIRYENWKSYLKFYPVTSLIILANIIMFMVLALNGGSTNLDTLLRFGAMTDAAAERAELWRYVASIFLHNGFTHLLFNCFGLLVFAPPLERLMGWWRYALLYVMGGIIGNILSFGAWGSAHEEVVHVSVGASGAIFAVYGAFLYIALFQRTMMDEGSRRTLYGLLTMGIIMSFVTPNVNWTAHIGGLIGGFFLYGLIIRVLPRRRSR encoded by the coding sequence ATGATATTTATTCGTTATGAAAATTGGAAAAGCTATCTTAAATTTTATCCGGTTACAAGCCTTATCATTTTAGCAAATATCATCATGTTTATGGTGCTTGCGTTGAATGGCGGTTCGACGAATCTCGATACGCTGCTGCGCTTCGGAGCAATGACGGATGCGGCAGCGGAAAGAGCAGAGCTGTGGCGGTATGTTGCCTCAATCTTTTTGCATAACGGGTTTACTCATCTGTTGTTCAATTGCTTTGGGCTGCTGGTATTTGCGCCGCCGCTTGAACGGCTTATGGGCTGGTGGCGTTACGCGCTGCTGTACGTGATGGGCGGGATTATCGGCAATATTTTGTCTTTTGGAGCATGGGGGAGTGCCCATGAAGAGGTTGTGCACGTCTCGGTCGGCGCCTCAGGGGCGATATTCGCTGTTTATGGCGCGTTCCTGTATATTGCCCTGTTTCAGCGCACCATGATGGATGAAGGTTCGCGCAGGACGCTCTATGGCCTGCTGACGATGGGGATTATTATGTCCTTCGTTACGCCAAATGTGAACTGGACCGCCCATATTGGCGGTTTAATCGGCGGTTTCTTCCTATATGGTCTCATTATTCGGGTGCTGCCCCGCAGGCGGTCGCGATGA
- a CDS encoding LysR family transcriptional regulator, translating to MELRQLQYFLKVAQKEHVTKAAEELHVAQSAVSRQIHLLEQELGIDLFMQKGRNLHLTPVGQLFCKRVESILKDLDRSVAEIHEFLNPERGEIRIGFPNSVGTHLIPTIVAEFRRHYPHVKFRFKQGMYPSLIKDVLSGEVDLAFISPCPDSDEQLIGDVVMTEELFAILPQNHPLAQEKIIRLEQLKDEQFVLFSPGYSLRPIVWQACLKAGFTPQIAFEGGETDTIRGLVAAGMGVSLLPEMALFPTNSLQPAQVRVEAPAVTRTIGLIHRSDGRLPLVARSFRAFLLTYFRTRQNNTPVGS from the coding sequence GTGGAGCTTAGACAATTACAGTATTTTTTGAAGGTTGCCCAGAAAGAGCATGTCACCAAAGCGGCTGAGGAGCTGCATGTGGCCCAGTCGGCGGTCAGCCGTCAGATTCACCTGCTGGAGCAGGAACTGGGCATTGATTTGTTTATGCAAAAAGGCAGAAATTTGCACCTTACACCAGTAGGACAGCTGTTCTGTAAACGTGTAGAATCGATCCTAAAGGATCTGGACCGGTCCGTGGCCGAAATACACGAATTTCTGAACCCGGAGCGGGGGGAAATCCGAATCGGTTTTCCGAACAGCGTCGGGACGCATTTGATTCCTACTATCGTAGCAGAGTTCCGCAGACATTATCCGCATGTCAAATTCCGCTTTAAGCAGGGAATGTATCCCTCTTTGATAAAGGATGTGCTCTCCGGTGAAGTGGATTTGGCTTTCATATCCCCTTGCCCGGACAGTGATGAGCAATTGATCGGGGATGTGGTTATGACGGAAGAACTGTTCGCGATCCTTCCTCAGAATCATCCGCTTGCTCAGGAGAAGATTATACGGCTTGAACAATTGAAGGATGAACAGTTCGTGCTGTTCAGTCCGGGCTACTCGCTGCGTCCTATCGTCTGGCAGGCCTGCCTGAAAGCGGGATTTACCCCGCAAATCGCGTTTGAAGGAGGAGAGACGGACACGATACGCGGCCTCGTCGCTGCGGGAATGGGAGTCAGTCTGCTGCCGGAAATGGCGCTGTTCCCGACGAACTCGCTTCAACCGGCTCAGGTGAGAGTAGAAGCGCCGGCGGTTACCCGCACAATCGGACTTATACACCGCTCGGACGGCAGACTCCCGCTGGTCGCGCGCTCGTTCAGGGCTTTTCTGCTGACTTATTTTAGAACGCGGCAAAATAATACCCCGGTCGGCTCCTAG
- a CDS encoding zinc metallopeptidase, with protein MMYLLVIVAFLFSLWAQFRVKGTFNKWGQVANLNGMTGYEAARRMLDSNGLGDVPIEPVPGALTDHYDPIHRVVRLSEPVYYERSISAVSVACHEVGHAIQHKVHYPMLVLRHRMFPIVNFASGVAPFMLLAGFLFSSLNLIGLGIIFFSAAVAFQLVTLPVEFNASNRARQVMVEQGFIRNEEERGVAKVLNAAALTYVAAALVSVLELLRLILVYTSNRD; from the coding sequence ATGATGTATCTATTAGTAATAGTAGCTTTTCTGTTCTCGTTATGGGCTCAGTTCAGAGTAAAGGGAACATTTAACAAATGGGGTCAGGTTGCCAACCTGAACGGGATGACCGGCTACGAGGCCGCAAGACGAATGCTGGATTCCAATGGCCTCGGCGATGTTCCGATTGAGCCCGTCCCAGGCGCCCTTACCGACCATTATGACCCGATTCACCGGGTTGTCCGTTTGTCGGAGCCTGTATACTATGAACGCTCAATTTCAGCTGTCTCCGTAGCCTGCCACGAGGTGGGGCATGCCATCCAGCACAAAGTTCACTATCCGATGCTGGTGCTTCGCCACCGGATGTTCCCAATCGTTAATTTCGCTTCGGGCGTCGCTCCTTTCATGCTGCTCGCCGGCTTCCTGTTCAGTTCCTTGAATTTGATCGGTCTTGGCATTATTTTCTTCTCGGCAGCTGTAGCCTTTCAGCTTGTAACCCTGCCGGTGGAATTCAATGCCAGCAACCGGGCACGCCAAGTCATGGTTGAGCAGGGCTTTATCCGAAACGAGGAAGAACGCGGAGTCGCCAAAGTGCTTAACGCCGCAGCGCTGACCTATGTTGCCGCCGCTCTCGTCTCCGTACTTGAACTGCTTCGCCTGATTCTGGTCTATACCAGCAATCGCGACTAA
- a CDS encoding MerR family transcriptional regulator, translating into MNLYRIGELAKAAHISERTIDYYTKLGLIHPETRSIKNYRLYSDETLDTLERINQLKQEKYTLEEIKSIIARWNSAAPDPDVSSKLAELEAHMQQLRREVKALEPALSRMKPGQAKLALAHLIPQGAACIEAIRLLLTQVPPI; encoded by the coding sequence ATGAACCTGTACCGGATCGGCGAACTGGCCAAGGCGGCTCATATCAGTGAGCGTACTATTGATTATTATACCAAGCTTGGACTGATTCATCCCGAAACAAGAAGTATAAAAAATTACCGGCTATACAGCGATGAAACCTTGGATACCCTGGAACGTATTAATCAATTGAAACAAGAAAAATATACATTGGAAGAAATTAAGTCCATTATAGCCAGGTGGAACTCGGCAGCCCCCGATCCCGATGTATCCAGTAAGCTGGCAGAGCTTGAGGCCCACATGCAGCAGCTCCGGCGTGAGGTCAAGGCGCTTGAACCGGCGCTGAGCCGAATGAAGCCGGGACAGGCCAAGCTGGCCTTGGCTCATCTGATTCCGCAGGGAGCCGCCTGCATTGAAGCTATACGTCTTCTATTGACGCAGGTGCCGCCAATCTAA
- a CDS encoding ammonium transporter, giving the protein MKRKWLCFVLAMLTLTIYPVSAFAADGPTAPDLQIGLDTAFTYLAFILVFVMQAGFAMLEAGSVRMKNAGHVAGKTVLTLAIASICFWALGFGLGFGNGNDFFGTTGFGYGGDSMASSFESLAFSDVTLNVKFLFQMAFAAVSLAIVSGGMAERAKLSVYIIFGILFSIFIYPVVAHWVWGGGWLTTMGMQDYAGSTVVHLTGATAAVVATILLKPRLGKFNKEGKPVIIPGHNQVFTVLGVIILWFGWFGFNPGSALSPMGGFFGYVALTTNIAAAAGGLAALVASWLYFGKSDIPAMLNGVLAALVAITGACAFVEPWAAFVIGLVAGAFTFMTSQWLERAGLDDPIYAFSVHGIAGMWGAVSTGLFATPELVKTVNIGQAGLFYGGGFHQLGVQVLGVIGTFAFVAVLSFIFLYIMKLVSGIRVTEEEELMGLDISEHGTYGYPEQMKLISESESQKK; this is encoded by the coding sequence ATGAAGAGAAAGTGGTTATGTTTTGTGTTAGCGATGCTAACGCTGACGATTTACCCGGTCAGCGCTTTTGCCGCTGACGGTCCTACTGCTCCGGACCTGCAAATCGGTCTGGACACAGCTTTTACTTATTTGGCATTCATTCTGGTATTCGTAATGCAAGCGGGCTTTGCTATGCTGGAAGCCGGTTCGGTTCGGATGAAGAATGCGGGCCACGTTGCAGGCAAGACGGTGCTGACGCTTGCGATTGCCAGCATTTGCTTCTGGGCGCTGGGCTTTGGCTTGGGCTTTGGCAACGGCAATGATTTCTTTGGTACAACGGGCTTTGGATATGGCGGTGATTCGATGGCTTCTTCCTTTGAATCGCTGGCATTCTCCGATGTAACCCTGAACGTAAAATTCCTGTTCCAAATGGCGTTTGCGGCTGTTTCGCTTGCCATCGTCTCCGGCGGTATGGCTGAACGCGCGAAGCTGAGCGTATATATTATCTTCGGCATTTTGTTCTCCATCTTTATTTACCCGGTTGTCGCTCACTGGGTATGGGGCGGCGGCTGGCTGACAACGATGGGCATGCAGGACTATGCAGGTTCGACAGTAGTCCATCTGACGGGTGCAACCGCGGCAGTAGTCGCGACAATTCTGCTCAAGCCTCGCCTTGGGAAATTTAACAAAGAAGGCAAGCCGGTTATTATTCCGGGACATAACCAAGTATTCACGGTTCTTGGCGTTATCATTTTGTGGTTCGGCTGGTTCGGGTTTAACCCAGGCAGCGCACTGAGCCCAATGGGCGGATTCTTCGGTTATGTAGCCCTGACTACGAACATTGCTGCGGCAGCCGGTGGTCTTGCGGCTCTGGTAGCCTCCTGGCTGTACTTCGGCAAGTCTGATATTCCGGCCATGCTGAACGGCGTTCTGGCCGCTCTCGTAGCCATTACCGGCGCCTGCGCATTTGTTGAACCTTGGGCAGCCTTTGTAATCGGTCTTGTTGCCGGCGCATTTACATTCATGACTTCGCAATGGCTGGAACGCGCGGGTCTTGACGATCCGATCTACGCTTTCTCCGTACACGGTATTGCCGGTATGTGGGGGGCGGTATCCACTGGCTTGTTCGCGACTCCTGAACTCGTTAAAACTGTAAATATCGGTCAAGCTGGTCTGTTCTATGGCGGTGGCTTCCACCAGCTTGGTGTTCAGGTTCTCGGTGTAATCGGAACGTTTGCCTTCGTAGCCGTCCTGTCCTTCATCTTCCTGTATATCATGAAGCTGGTAAGCGGTATTCGCGTTACGGAAGAAGAAGAATTAATGGGTCTGGATATCAGTGAACACGGTACTTATGGTTATCCTGAGCAAATGAAGCTGATTTCGGAATCCGAATCCCAAAAGAAATAA
- a CDS encoding DUF294 nucleotidyltransferase-like domain-containing protein produces the protein MTQTESDDWDYKAVYESIVTSGSPEELKTRRIACQSILLEQLNVIPIEEWMLRVNAMHDAIAEAAVVLSEAQMIEAGHGPPPCAYSFIVFGSAGRKETTLWSDQDNGLIIEGEPEEAKEKYFEEFGIRLSLLLANTGYEKCEGKVMVSEPMWRKTLTEWKEQITGWRTQFEWEPIRYLIICSDMRHVAGDRSLSEQWLDFYHEGFIDNSKLWAAVLRNTVRHKATLNLLGQVLTERFGDHAGGFDVKYGLYIPLVNGVRYFALQHGIRKTSTLERLEILSKEYQHLPEGVRSAFLTALKMRVNTPYSVHDGLLSGSDFASENELRNRQLMSELRDSLLLVRRIHRVLQRQLRSAERRQL, from the coding sequence GTGACCCAGACGGAGTCTGACGATTGGGACTATAAGGCAGTTTATGAGTCCATCGTAACATCCGGTTCGCCCGAGGAGCTGAAGACAAGGCGCATAGCCTGTCAAAGCATTCTCCTGGAACAGCTAAATGTTATCCCAATTGAGGAATGGATGCTGCGTGTCAATGCGATGCATGATGCTATCGCAGAAGCGGCGGTTGTTTTATCCGAGGCGCAGATGATTGAGGCGGGCCATGGCCCGCCTCCCTGCGCTTATTCCTTTATTGTGTTCGGCAGCGCAGGAAGAAAAGAAACAACGCTGTGGAGCGACCAGGATAACGGGCTGATTATCGAAGGAGAACCGGAGGAAGCGAAGGAGAAGTATTTTGAAGAATTCGGGATCAGGCTTTCCTTACTGCTGGCTAATACCGGATATGAGAAATGCGAAGGCAAGGTCATGGTTTCCGAGCCGATGTGGCGGAAGACTCTGACTGAGTGGAAGGAGCAGATTACGGGTTGGAGAACCCAGTTTGAATGGGAACCCATTCGATATTTGATAATCTGTTCCGATATGCGCCATGTTGCGGGAGACCGCAGCCTCTCCGAGCAGTGGCTGGATTTTTATCATGAAGGGTTCATCGATAACTCCAAACTTTGGGCGGCTGTTCTGCGAAATACCGTCCGTCATAAAGCGACGCTTAATCTGCTGGGGCAGGTGCTCACCGAACGGTTCGGGGATCATGCCGGCGGATTTGACGTCAAATATGGACTATACATTCCGTTAGTTAACGGTGTAAGATATTTTGCTTTGCAGCATGGAATTCGCAAGACCTCGACATTAGAAAGACTGGAAATACTGAGCAAGGAGTACCAGCATCTGCCCGAAGGTGTGCGAAGCGCGTTCCTGACGGCGCTAAAGATGAGGGTCAACACTCCCTATTCGGTTCATGACGGACTCTTGTCGGGCAGCGATTTTGCATCTGAAAATGAACTGAGGAACAGGCAGCTGATGTCCGAACTGCGAGACAGCCTACTGCTTGTCAGACGCATCCATCGGGTTCTGCAGCGCCAGCTCCGGTCAGCGGAAAGGAGACAGCTATGA
- a CDS encoding exonuclease domain-containing protein has translation MKEPNKGGGFWNNLRHGGMPSAIASIRGGESAQQTAQQMAFIRSLMREKRRPEVLHTPLSELETIVFDLETTGFSSQHGDEILSFGAIKVVGEEVIEDECFYTLVNCQTSIPANITELTGITEEMSKAAPSLIDGLHNFMSFVGKRVLVAHASAHDKSFLNAALWKTSKVQLTHRVLDTMMLARWLEPSRGNYTLDELLTVHGIPICGRHNALEDAKMTAKLWVSYLREISQHKKVETLGDLYAYLSRT, from the coding sequence ATGAAGGAGCCGAACAAAGGCGGCGGGTTCTGGAACAACTTAAGACACGGCGGCATGCCGTCTGCGATCGCTTCGATTCGTGGCGGAGAATCCGCACAGCAGACCGCTCAGCAAATGGCTTTTATCAGGTCTTTGATGAGGGAGAAACGCCGGCCGGAAGTGCTGCATACGCCGCTGTCCGAGCTGGAGACCATTGTGTTTGATTTGGAAACGACTGGATTTTCCAGTCAACATGGGGATGAGATTCTGTCATTCGGGGCGATTAAGGTCGTCGGGGAGGAGGTCATTGAGGACGAGTGCTTTTACACCCTTGTCAATTGTCAGACCTCCATTCCGGCGAATATTACCGAATTGACGGGAATTACCGAAGAAATGAGCAAAGCGGCGCCTTCACTTATTGACGGACTTCATAATTTTATGTCATTTGTAGGTAAAAGAGTATTGGTCGCCCATGCCAGCGCTCATGACAAATCGTTTCTGAACGCTGCGCTTTGGAAAACATCCAAGGTTCAGCTCACCCACCGCGTGCTGGATACGATGATGCTTGCGCGCTGGCTGGAGCCAAGCCGGGGCAATTACACGCTTGATGAACTGCTGACGGTGCATGGAATCCCGATTTGCGGAAGACATAATGCGCTGGAAGACGCCAAAATGACGGCTAAGCTCTGGGTGTCTTACCTCCGTGAGATTTCCCAGCATAAGAAGGTGGAGACACTGGGCGACCTGTATGCTTACTTGAGCAGAACCTGA
- a CDS encoding Mov34/MPN/PAD-1 family protein, whose amino-acid sequence MTAFQGKVPPIWLKPSVYQALGKHLASALPHEACGVLLGAAAAGGMRIDTYVPMRNVAPDPLHAFVPHPADWISALYLTPPPIGLFHSHPLAAPQPSSADLDGLTGLCDHFTVYLIGAPGKEPAHPFLMNGYNIQRIRTEDGKLSVSLIEAQLQVLLK is encoded by the coding sequence ATGACAGCATTCCAGGGAAAAGTTCCACCTATATGGCTAAAACCTTCCGTATACCAAGCGCTGGGGAAGCATTTGGCATCCGCTCTTCCGCATGAAGCATGCGGCGTCCTGCTGGGTGCTGCCGCAGCGGGCGGCATGCGCATCGACACCTATGTGCCCATGCGCAACGTAGCGCCTGACCCGCTGCATGCTTTTGTCCCGCATCCGGCTGACTGGATCTCGGCGCTGTATCTAACGCCTCCTCCAATCGGCCTGTTTCACTCCCATCCGCTCGCAGCCCCTCAGCCCTCATCCGCCGACCTTGACGGATTGACCGGTCTGTGTGACCACTTTACGGTATATTTAATTGGCGCTCCCGGCAAAGAGCCGGCGCATCCCTTTCTTATGAACGGGTATAACATTCAGCGTATCCGAACCGAAGACGGGAAACTATCCGTCTCGCTGATTGAAGCGCAGCTTCAGGTTCTGCTCAAGTAA
- a CDS encoding TlpA family protein disulfide reductase: protein MKMANRRNLVIVILALVAVSVILLRNREGKTENVQHVNDAPPAEQAILPADGKTLPTESGPKAGLLAPSFTIQGENGTVYAVGGARDKAVLLNFWASWCDPCRAEAPELNKIAEKYKDTLDIYGINVTSYDYKANADRFVKKYKLIFPVMFDLKGEAYAKYNGAVFPTNVLIDRSGVISEIILGGLTAEQLDVKLEKLMQQQRL from the coding sequence ATGAAGATGGCAAACCGCAGAAACCTGGTAATCGTCATTTTGGCGTTAGTTGCGGTATCCGTTATTTTGCTGCGGAATCGCGAAGGCAAGACGGAAAATGTTCAGCATGTTAATGATGCGCCGCCGGCTGAACAGGCCATTCTTCCAGCTGACGGCAAGACCCTGCCGACCGAGAGCGGACCCAAGGCTGGACTTCTGGCGCCCTCTTTTACAATTCAGGGTGAGAATGGGACCGTTTATGCAGTAGGCGGAGCAAGGGATAAGGCCGTACTGCTCAATTTCTGGGCTTCCTGGTGTGATCCTTGCCGGGCAGAAGCGCCTGAATTAAACAAAATAGCCGAGAAGTACAAGGATACGCTTGATATTTATGGGATCAATGTGACAAGCTACGATTACAAGGCCAATGCCGACCGTTTTGTGAAAAAGTATAAGCTTATCTTTCCCGTAATGTTCGATCTTAAAGGAGAGGCTTATGCCAAATACAATGGCGCCGTGTTTCCTACCAATGTGCTGATCGACCGCAGCGGCGTTATTTCCGAGATTATTCTCGGGGGACTAACCGCAGAGCAGCTTGATGTGAAACTGGAGAAGCTGATGCAGCAGCAGCGCTTGTAA